In the Telopea speciosissima isolate NSW1024214 ecotype Mountain lineage chromosome 2, Tspe_v1, whole genome shotgun sequence genome, one interval contains:
- the LOC122649635 gene encoding uncharacterized acetyltransferase At3g50280-like, producing the protein MASASSSPTLISRCTVLPEQNSKIGFLRLSVSDIPMLSCHYIQKGLLFTLPPFPIDVLVSLLKRGLSQTLSHFPPLAGRLITDSNGYVHVSCNDSGADFFHVNATYLSLSDILSALHVPDYVKKLFAFDDAISYDGHFKPITAVQVTELVDGVFIGCTVNHAVVDGTSLWNFFNTFSEVCRGANRISNPPDFRRNLVKDSPAVLRFPDGPPKLTFSIDEPLRERIFHFSREAILELKSRANAHLRKKILPVETEILGKVSNDGWKVNSNDNGKMTALLESLLWESNAVSNNSETDAEKVEEEVVVSSFQSLSAQLWRSVTRARKLSSTKSITFRMAVNCRHRLEPRVDPYYFGNAIQSIPTVATPGEILSHDLRWCATLLHRNVVVYDDAAVRRVVEEWEKNPRCFPLGNFDGGMITMGSSPRFPMYDNDFGWGRPLAVRSGRANKFDGKISAFPGREGGGSVDLEVCLAPETMTGLEADMEFMQYVS; encoded by the coding sequence ATGGCTtctgcttcatcttctccaactctcaTCTCTAGATGCACTGTTCTTCCCGAACAGAATTCCAAAATTGGGTTTCTCAGGCTCTCTGTCTCTGATATTCCCATGCTTTCATGCCACTACATACAAAAAGGGCTTCTCTTCACTCTCCCTCCTTTCCCCATCGACGTTCTCGTTTCTCTTCTCAAACGAGGCCTTTCTCAAACTCTCTCTCATTTCCCACCTCTCGCTGGTCGTCTCATCACTGACTCCAACGGATACGTCCACGTGTCCTGCAACGATTCGGGAGCTGATTTCTTCCATGTCAATGCCACATACCTCTCTCTCAGTGACATTCTCTCTGCTCTCCACGTACCTGATTACGTCAAGAAACTCTTTGCCTTTGATGACGCCATCAGTTACGATGGCCATTTCAAGCCAATAACTGCTGTCCAGGTGACGGAGCTAGTTGACGGTGTTTTCATTGGATGCACCGTCAACCACGCTGTGGTAGATGGAACCTCCCTCTGGAACTTCTTTAACACTTTCTCTGAGGTTTGCAGGGGAGCGAATAGAATCTCTAACCCACCTGATTTCCGCCGGAATTTGGTGAAGGATTCCCCGGCTGTTCTCAGATTCCCTGACGGACCTCCGAAGTTAACTTTCTCTATTGATGAACCGTTACGTGAGAGAATCTTCCATTTCAGCAGAGAAGCGATTCTTGAGCTCAAATCCAGAGCTAATGCTCACTTGCGTAAAAAAATTTTACCCGTGGAAACTGAGATTCTTGGGAAAGTGAGCAACGATGGATGGAAGGTTAACAGTAACGATAACGGCAAGATGACGGCTCTGTTAGAGAGCTTGTTATGGGAGAGTAACGCCGTTTCGAATAATTCGGAAACGGATGCGGagaaggtggaggaggaggtggtggtttCATCTTTCCAGTCACTCTCTGCTCAGCTCTGGCGTTCAGTCACGCGTGCGAGGAAGTTGTCATCAACGAAATCCATCACCTTTCGAATGGCAGTGAACTGTCGTCACCGGCTTGAGCCACGTGTCGATCCGTACTACTTCGGTAACGCAATCCAGAGCATCCCAACCGTTGCTACCCCGGGTGAGATCTTATCTCACGATTTACGTTGGTGTGCCACCTTGCTACACCGAAACGTGGTGGTGTATGACGACGCTGCCGTGCGGCGTGTAGTGGAGGAGTGGGAGAAGAACCCACGGTGCTTCCCGCTAGGTAACTTCGATGGTGGAATGATCACCATGGGGAGCTCACCTAGATTCCCTATGTATGACAACGATTTCGGGTGGGGCCGGCCGTTGGCGGTCCGAAGCGGTCGAGCCAACAAATTCGACGGTAAGATCTCTGCGTTCCCAGGGCGGGAAGGTGGGGGAAGTGTTGATCTTGAAGTGTGTTTGGCACCTGAAACTATGACTGGGTTGGAGGCAGATATGGAATTCATGCAATACGTATCGTGA
- the LOC122649636 gene encoding uncharacterized acetyltransferase At3g50280-like yields the protein MPSASSSPILISRCTVLPEQKSSIGFLKLSVSDLPMLSCHYIQKGLLFTLPPFSIDVLVSLLKRGLSQTLSHFPPLAGRLITDSNGYVHVSCNDSGADFFHVNATYLSLRDILSPLHVPDSVKKLFVFDGAVSYDGHFKPITAVQVTELADGVFIGCTVNHAVVDGTSLWNFFNTFAEVCRGANRISNPPDFRRNLVKDSPAVLRFPDGPPKVTFSTDEPIRERIFHFSREAILELKSRANAHLRKRIFPVEAEILGKQSNDGWKGNSNGNGKMMALLESLLWKSNAVSSNSVTDTAEKEEVVVSSFQSLSAQLWRSVTRARKFSSTKSTTFRMAVNCRHRLKPRVDPYYFGNAIQSIPTVATAGEILSHDLRWCATLLHRNVVAYDDAAVRRVVEEWEKNPRCFPLGNFDGGMITMGSSPRFPMFDNDFGWGRPLAVRSGRANKFDGKISAFPGREGGGSVDLEVCLAPETMAGLETDMEFMQYVS from the coding sequence ATGCCTtctgcttcatcttctccaattctcaTCTCTAGATGCACTGTTCTTCCAGAACAGAAATCCTCAATTGGGTTTCTCAAACTCTCTGTTTCTGATCTTCCCATGCTTTCATGTCATTACATACAAAAAGGGCTTCTCTTCACTCTCCCTCCTTTCTCCATCGACGTTCTCGTTTCTCTTCTCAAACGAGGCCTTTCTCAAACTCTCTCTCATTTCCCACCTCTCGCTGGTCGTCTCATCACTGACTCCAACGGATACGTCCACGTGTCCTGCAACGATTCGGGCGCTGATTTCTTCCATGTCAATGCCACATACCTCTCCCTCCGTGACattctttctcctctccatGTACCTGATTCCGTCAAGAAGCTTTTCGTCTTTGACGGTGCCGTCAGTTACGATGGCCATTTCAAGCCTATAACTGCTGTCCAGGTGACGGAACTAGCTGACGGCGTCTTCATTGGATGCACCGTCAATCACGCTGTGGTGGACGGAACCTCCCTCTGGAACTTCTTCAATACTTTCGCTGAGGTTTGCAGGGGAGCGAATAGAATCTCTAACCCACCGGATTTCCGCCGGAATTTGGTGAAGGATTCCCCGGCTGTTCTCAGATTCCCTGACGGACCTCCTAAGGTGACGTTCTCTACAGATGAACCGATACGTGAGAGAATCTTCCATTTCAGCAGGGAAGCAATTCTTGAGCTCAAATCCAGAGCTAATGCTCACTTGCGTAAAAGAATTTTCCCCGTGGAAGCTGAGATTCTTGGAAAGCAGAGCAACGATGGTTGGAAGGGTAACAGTAACGGTAACGGCAAGATGATGGCTCTGTTAGAGAGCTTGTTATGGAAGAGTAACGCCGTTTCGAGTAATTCCGTAACGGATACGGCGGagaaggaggaggtggtggtttCATCTTTCCAGTCCCTCTCTGCTCAGCTCTGGCGTTCAGTCACACGTGCGAGGAAGTTCTCGTCAACGAAATCCACCACCTTCCGAATGGCAGTGAACTGTCGTCACCGGCTAAAGCCACGTGTCGATCCGTACTACTTCGGTAACGCAATTCAGAGCATCCCAACCGTTGCTACCGCGGGTGAAATCTTGTCTCACGATCTACGCTGGTGCGCTACCTTGCTACACCGAAACGTGGTGGCGTATGACGACGCTGCTGTACGGCGTGTAGTGGAGGAGTGGGAGAAGAATCCACGGTGCTTCCCGCTGGGTAACTTCGATGGTGGAATGATCACCATGGGGAGCTCACCTAGATTCCCTATGTTCGACAATGATTTCGGGTGGGGCCGACCGTTGGCGGTCCGAAGCGGTCGAGCCAACAAATTCGACGGTAAAATCTCTGCGTTCCCAGGGCGGGAGGGTGGGGGAAGTGTGGATCTTGAGGTGTGTTTGGCGCCTGAAACTATGGCTGGGCTGGAGACAGATATGGAATTCATGCAATACGTATCGTGA